GAAACCAAATACTTTCAGTTCTGTGCTAAATATTGTAGTGATCAGTTGCTATTGTAAATCTAAGTTTATAGACGATAGATTTTGATAAAACATGGAATCTAGACATACTGTAACTATATataatctacatttttttttctaaattcatacTAGTATTTATACGGTAAAATTCGTTGTTGTATTTACTTGGCCATAATGTCAGCGTGGACAAATGGCTGAGCATGACATTGGTGCATTCTTGAGTGACCTTGAAGACGATGCAAGTGGTGATTGTGATGCAAATTTTGTACTTGAGGAAGACGAATGTTTATCTTCAGAACAATCCATTTCCAGTGGCACAGAAGCCTTCACTTCATTGACCGTAACTAATAGCACAgaactttttgataaaaatcgGTTGATAAAGTGGACAACAATACCTTCTTTGCAATGTCTAAGTCGTGCAGcaagtgaaaatattctttacGGAAAATCTGGAGTAACTTCTTATGTTATTCATCGTATTTCaaaaattcgtgatacttttgATTTATGCCTTACAGAAGCTTTGAAAAGCTATATAATTCACTACAGCAATTTGCAAGGAAGtgctgttttcgaaaattttccagCTGTAGATGCTACTGAATTCGATGCTTACCTGATCTTCTTATACTTATGGGTATTTATTTACGatatatttttcctattataattGTATAACGGACATATTATTCTTTTAGGAGTCTACCGGTCATACGGTGAAAGTCTTAACTTCCTGTGGGACGAGTTTCATGGACGTCCGTTTTTGAGAGCAATCATGTCTTTGGAGCGATTTAGCAATATTTCTCGTGTACTAGGCAAAGAAGAAGATCAGAAAAAAGCGGAGATACATTTTCTCCTATTCGCACATTTTATGAGCAATGGACTCAAAACTTGCAGTTGCTTTAGGTTCCAAGTGCTAACATAACGATTGACGAACAGCTTATTCCGTTCCGAGGTAGATGCCCTTTCAAAGTATACATTCCAAGTAAACCTGGGAAATATGGCATGAAAGCGTGGATAGCAGCGGATTCTGACACCGCATTTTGCTCACAGTTCCAAATATACTTGGGCAAAGTAGGGGACAATGCTGAAAGGAATCAAGGCAAACGGGTTGTTCTAGACTTAGTGTCTTCATACCGTGGACGAAATGTGACtaccgataatttttttacgagtCATAACCTTGCATTAGAATTGCTAAAGCAGAAAATTACTATTGTTGGCACAGTAAGGAACAACAAACGTTTTCTGCCGGTTCATGCAACATCACAAGAATTGCGTAAGCTTCCAATACactcaagtaaatttttttttttcatgaaaaagaaaCTGTAGTTTTGTATGTGCCTAAAAAATACAGAATGATTTATTTGCTTAGCACCCTTAACCATAATAGCAACATTTTGGAAGatcatccaaaaaaaattccggAAATAATTGAATACTACAACTCGACAAAAGGTGGAGTAGCCACATTGGACCAAATGGTTCGTACATATTCGTGcaaaaggaaaaccaatcggTGGCCAGTTGCcctgttttctaatttattagatATTTCTGCTCTAAACGCTTTTATAATATGGACCGAAATATATCCTGAATGGCAAAAAAGTAAATTGCACAAAAGGCACCTATTTTTAGAGCAACTCGGTGAAGTTTTAACTCAAGAACATATCAAGAGGCGTAGTCGGCTTCCTCGCGCAGAAGTCTCTGCATCATTGGTACTAAGAATTCGAGAAGAAGACAGTGCATCACCATACGAATTCGCCTTCTCCAAAACGAAAATGCGCTAGTGAACGGAAAAGGTGCAAATTTTGCCCGTCGAAAAAGGAAAGACCTTTACTGAGTGCATAACTTGCAAAAAACCTGTTTGTCCGTCACACTGACACACAACCACTCTAACGACGACATATTGCATTGATCACGagccttaaaaatattaatgaactgtacaaatttgaatgttctcaaaaaaaaaatttggggtcAACATAAGACCCGAACATaacatgtgtattttttttctaacatagtagcagggttaacaatggagtgtggagctaaggaaaatcgcattgcagtgattgcatcaCATAAATGtgataaaagtgcaagtgagatttacgaattgtaaaaaaaaaaaaaaaatatttcgagaatgtttgtctACCACACGATCAATCGCTTATCCCAAATTTCGTCCTCGCGTGGTGCGAGCTagagcagccataaaagccgttcgagaaagagttCGCAGatatccccttagaaagcagagaATCTTGTACACGGAAAAGCATGTATCGACCAGAGTTATGTCAgtactaattagagatgatcccCTCATGAAAGCTTTCCGACGCCCAACTGGTCACTTTTTGACAACGCATTTGAAGGAAATTAGATTCGGCAGATGCATGCAGTtttttcggtggcacgcggccAACGGtcatgaaaattattattttctgagaaaattttcactgttgaagaagtttttaataggaAAAACAActaaatctatgctaaaacttcttaaGGCGCAAGAAATATTGTTCAAAGGGTTCAGAGCTGCCACCATCCAGCCCCGTAATGGTTTTGTGggaagtgtcttgtaaaggcgttacatctcttcgtttctgcgaaaaagggagTTAAGACCGAGGTAAAAGTGtatcaggaggatgtcttagaaggcgtggtgaagcagttaggttaggttaggttaggttgaagcggttgtccactgtaagacacactcaggctcatggcccattctgatgccgcgtggggaactatGTGTACTTTTCAAGAATTTCGTAAGATCCTTTTTTTGACAGTGTCGAAATCTTCTAGTTCATTAAAGAAATGTGCGCCCAAAATGGCGAggctggatagagcaggacaatagACACAGAAGGTGAGGGATCAtctcttcctcgtctagacaacttctgcagaagtaatttgtttgcacacccattctctgtgcgtgcctaccgattaggcagtgccccgtaacaactgaaatcagtgtgttaagactgtgcttttctcttcttagtagaagttccgtgcgtttagcattgagagcgCTCTCGGgcggttttgcaagtggcttcattacgccatctttcattcgctacaCTTACAATTTCCTCGCGGATACGTTGTCTACATGTTTGCAAGTGTATACCTATATCACTGTCTATGTAGGGAAGccaaaaactgaaggagatccccggatgctcggaatatacacctccgcccaacctgccatcgagctttgagccatctgtgtatacatggatggactcgccctgtcttaccatGTCTCGTTCCCCCTCTTCCCTCGAGGGTAGGAGAGTCACGAACGTTGtagtggcaagtataggcggggaAGCCCCAACGTGCcatccaggattttaccgtgggcATAGTCTGTGCTTGACCATTACTTCAAGTGCTGCATGCctaccggaaggaagtttaatatCATATAtagtgctttcgatggtgtggttaaCATTGCACCGGATATAAGAACAGATGCAAGTCTTTGGACCTTGTCAACTCTTTTAATGTTCACGCCCTTCTCACGGGCATTCCACCATATGGCATTACCGTAGTAGAGAACCGGTCTAATTACTTTTGTGTACAACCAGTGTATCATCCTGGGTTTCGAACCCCATTTTTTCCCAATGAGCCTTCTGCAGGAGTATAGCGCCGTCGTAGCTTTACGTACTCTATCttcgactgtgagcccccaatttagcttcctatccaatacaagtcctagatatttagcgttTTCTGTTACCTTAATGGATTTTCCACCTTAAAAGTATTAGTTGAAGAGCAagtgttttatattttctgctgAACAGTATCAGttccgttttttccggatttacttctagGTTTCGACTTTAACACCATAGTAACAGTTTGTTGAGAGCTCTTTGTTGAAGGCCACATAGTGATGGAAGGTGTTTGCCAGAGATTGCTgttacaatatcatcggcaaatGAAATTATCCTACCTCCCATTTTTTCCAGTTTCTGAAGGAGATTATTGACAGTCaggttccacagaagtggagagACTACCCCACCCTGAGTTGTACCCCTGATCGGAAATTTCTTAATGGATGTTTTACCCAAATCTGCGCGTATCGTCCGCCCGAATTCGTTCTATGAGCGAGACGAGCGCTCTGTTTActcccatttccgttagcgCATTGGTAATTGCTTCGGGTGTATATTATTGAAAGCACCCTCGATGTCCAGAAAGACAGCAAGAGTGTTTTCCTTATAGTCAATCGGGTGACTAGCGAGTGGAGCGCTGTCTCtactgatttgcctttgctgtatgcatgCTGAGAAAGTGATAGCTTGTTGCTAATCTTTTCTTTGATGTGCCCATCTACCAATCGCTCTAACGCTCTAAACAGGAAGGATGATAGGCTAATCGGCCTGTAGTCCCTCGGTTTTGTATGTTTGGTTTTTTCTGCGTTGggaatgaataccacttttactCCGATCCATTTCTTGGGGGTATAATTAAGTCGTACTGCTGCCTCAAAAATGGAGGCGAGGCTAGGTGCAATCATACTTATGGTGTGTTGCAGGTCAGCGGAGATAATTCCATCTGGTCCCGGTgatttataaagtttgaaacttcttcttggccaagtttaacaaagcgcgctagtcgtttctttctcgtgctaaccgtcgccaactggacacaccaagtgaagccaagtccttctcaacctgatctttccaacgcagaggaggccttcctcttcctctactaccaccagctggtaccgcttcgaatactttcaaagccggagcgcgctatgtctatgtcgtcgtaaagctcacacagctcatcgctccatcgtctgcgatattcggcGTTGCCAACCTGCAAAGGTCCAAACATCTTacccagaatctttctctcgaacactccaagcgtcgcttcatcggatgttgtctgcgccatacgttaggacgggcatgatgagagccttgtagagtgttagttttgttcgtcgagagaggactttactgctcagttgcctacttagtccaaaatagcacttgtgGGCAAGAGAGATTtcacgttggatttcaaagctgacattgttatgGGTATTAATGCtgcttcctaaataaacgaaatcttttatagcctcgaaattataactggcaacagtgacgtgggtgccgatacgcgagtgcgccgactgtttgtttgaagacaggaggaactttgttttgtcctcgttcaccaccagacccattcgctttgcctctttaaaaaagtttgaaactgccgatggcaaattttatattgtcctccgttataaaatctattGGAGGACCTTCATTTGGAACTATAGAATGAATTCTGCCGTCTTCATTGCATAGACAACCTGGAAAGTGTGTCTGCATTAATAATTCTAGTGTTTGTTCACTATTAGTTGCCCAATTGCTGTCCTCTTTCATGAAGTAACTAGGGTTGTTGGGGCTCATTGATACCAATTTTTTGGGTCTGCTGGTCTCAAAAGTGCTTTCTTTCTTTTGACAGAAATTTCGCCAAGACGCCGTTTTTGCTGCCCTAATGGCATACATAAATCCTCTTTTCGTCCTCGGAGAACGTGAGGACGTCCTCGTGAGTTCATCAACAGTAGAGTCGAGCTGTAGCTCGGAGTTAATTTGGTATGTCATGCCAGAGAGGCCGCTGGCTGCTTTGTTTTCACGACCGGTTTGCACAGTTTAGTTGGTAGTACAATACTGCACGTTAGGTACCTGTGGACTGAGAAGGAGTTGTCTTTGACACTCTCCAATCTTTGGTAATATGTGCCCCCCGTTCGATGACACACCTAGTGTCCAGAACTTCCTTCCTAGTAGCTGTTACAAAGGTAGGGGGTCGCTTATATTGCTAATATAAGGATTGTTACACATGATGGATTCAAAAATGTACTCACCGCGTTCGTTGGTGTCTGAACTGCCACAGACATGATGATGAGCATTGTCATCTGCACCCAGTATGAATGGGATACCACGTCACGTAGCTTCCCTGGCTGCAGCTCTTAGGAGTGGTTATGGAGGTGACTGCACCGCGTCATGTGCATGTAAGGATGAGGCATACCATATTGTCCTTTCGCAGGATTCCACTGATATTATTGCGTTATCCGCATCACTAAATTGTACCAATAAGATcacattaatatgttttttacCTTTGTCGGTGACATAGTCCAAATTGAACTCTTTATTGCTCAACCCGCAAATCCGATATTTTACGACCCATGGTTCTTGGATGAGTGCGATTTCCTCTTCTCTTTCGGTGAGACGGAGGATGAGTGTGGCTGAAGCTGCCTTACTGTGGTGGAGGTTGATCTGTACAACCCCTACCATCGCTGGTATACGTTGTTGGATGACAGCCAACCACGGTTTGGTCAGCCTTCTCGTCATCGGAGGAGGTGGGAATATACTCCTCATTCTCCAAGGCATCCGAGAGTTTGGAATATTCCCCCGTGTCCTCTAGGGTAATCCTTCGGAAGAGTTCGCCTACCATGCCGGAATTAGATGTCACCTCGTCGTCCGTTTGGTTGTCTAATGCAACCGTGGTCTCCTTCGCAGATGAGGTTACGTTTTCTGCGCAGTTGATTTTACTGGCTACATCCTGTCTGTAGACATGGAGTGTCAGTGATTGGAAGCCGTAATTAATCTTCCATTTCTGATTGACGAGGGGATCCAGTGATTCCTCATTCAAGATAATCACCGCTAGCCTTCTCTTGCCAGCCACTTCACCAATCTTTGCTACTTTCCAATCGCTGAAAGGTAGCTCAGGGTTGCCTAGTTTAAGCAGTTCCAACACTTCTTCTGGATCGGTGTGGAAGTCTGGTATACAGGCTCTATGTATTGGCCGATTGGTGATGTCTTCCTGGAGGACCACATCGAGGTGGGCTTTATTGCCAGAGCGTATAGGTCCACCGATCGTTGATCAGCGCACCTGATTAATTTGACGCGTGATAGAAACCAACCCGCGTCCGAGCAGCTGGGTGGGGGTCCTGTGTTTTCATGAAGGATGTCTCTGTAAACTTTCCAGAGATTCCTGTTTATCAAGTCCCAGTTTTCTTGCGTGATCGCACCGTCATGGGAACTGCGATCAATCACCGCTCTTATATGGATTTCTTTCGCTACTTCCGCAAAAGATTACTTCATGGTGTTGGTTGTTTGAGTGGCGGACACCCTAGTTCTTTTGCCTTCAGAAGATATCCCCTCACTCCATATTTTGCGCTTCCCATTCGCAGAATCTATTTTAGCCTTCTCCCGGTGCTCGGCTATGAAGGTTTCAGCCCACGTCTTGGAATCTGACTGTTCCTCCTTTATCCGAAGCTGAGGTTTTTCTGTTCATTATCATTTCATAATCTTCCGCGCTGCTCGGCATGGTTAGCGTGACGGACTAAACTTTTTAGGGGGGAAAGGGGAAACGTCGACCGTGGCAGTCCCCTCTACCATGACAAGGTCATTCTACCTCCTGGGGTGACCCGGTTTCAGGAGAGTGCCGTTAATACAGCCAGGGGTAGGCTGCAAATCATCCAGTGAGCACGGTAACgcataacaccctggattaggggAGTAGGGGAAGGATATAATGGTATACTAGGGTTAGGAACAATGGGGGGACTAtcgtcggtacggtgatctcCTCATGGGGATGAGATTGCCAATTCCGCCGTTCGGAGGATGAATGGCTAGTCAATCCCCgtatggagcttccctcttagttcgtggtgagGTAGCCCCCATGATATCGGGCTTAAatcgccacttaagcctcatccccgcggcaaggagacccaCATGATGAGGTGGTGAAGCAGTTTAGCAGTACTcttttcaatggagagcgttggatttTCCACGAAGATTCCGCACCAGattataaggcaaaaaccacccagcagttgctaaaaaacagtatttccgggttcatagccgcagaagattggccgtcaagaagtccagatctgaatccattggacatTGTAGACAAAATTGGAGGGCATGGCCTGTCAAAGACCTCcctttggagagtctcaaacaatttttggattgAGCAATGACGTGAATATCCATGGGAACCGTGGGTGCTTATTTATctgaatggcctaatcattTGAAGGcgtgtgtaaaagcaaatggtgaatgaatgaaagttattattattttttaatattttggttaggttaggtttggcagccgtatcgcacatagagacagagatgccacttagaccacaaAATAGGTCCGTTTTGAGCcgcaggggctgggctacatttccctttccagattgaaccatcctgagctttggacaaagcgtaaaaggttgttgatacctaaagtgtatagattatctatatttatttatttatctattcaaTTGATAGTCTAAAAAatgcagtatttcttacagattCATGCTAAGAAATGTAATCGaagtaaaatttaacttataattaactagtttcaattgtaataagttaaatgaaaagatatcatttcttataatttacagagGATTTAGTTCAGTAATTCATTTAGTACCAATTTGAAGTGGTTctttgttgaagaaaaatctaggccagtatgatttgaaagcgaattaaattctcccagagttctagaaatcTGAGCATTGGAAACATAATTATTCCTTACCATCcctaaacagaaaaaatcatgattccgtAAACTTGGCTGAGCaatatttaaattgattttctcgagtagcAATGGGGAATCAATGACCCCAAAAGGAAAGTAATGGAgagaatatatgcatataattggcgcgtacacccgttttggggatttggtcgagctcctcctcctatttgtggtgtgcgtcttgatgttttccacaaatggagggacctatagtttcaagccgactccgaacggcagatatttttatgaggagctttttcatggcagaaatacactcggaggtttgccattgcctgccgaggtgcgaccgctattaaaaaattgtttttattaattttggtttcaccgagattcgaaccaacgttctgtctgtgaattccgaatggtaatcacgcaccaacccattcggctacggcggccgcctggggagaatagtccttctaatatgtagtgatttaatgagcaagcaccgacttttattGGATGGAATTGGTtcagtgaaatttaaagaacgcaaagcataacgcacaaaagTTTTCTCGACACGTTTAAGTCcaagaacttaaaaaattattaatcaaataGGCTTAAGATATACCACTAACATTGTTTGGACATAATGCAGTACTATAATCTGTACTAAACGCTTCAATATTACTCAGATTGAAGTTACCAAGAACACAAAAGGTTCCATTATTTGAGGTTAGAGCTAAAACATTATCCACATGTGCTTTATACAGTGTATCAATACTTGACGGAGGAATATATGACGCAGAAATAAAGATAATTGAAGTACCATTCATGGAAACGCACAGCTGATCGAGGAGTTTCCATGccccttgagagattgtctccagagaccaatctcctttaacctgattgcactttgagctgcgatggaaatgatagaaaagtcgatgtaagtgcaaaaggacattcagggcagcactgggacaAGTTTTCCacgctccggtgatgccaatgcatgcaatcCTTTGCACCCTCTCCAGTTTATTGATATTATAgctcttccgaagagcttcccaccaaaccaggcatccgtacgttaaaattggcaaaaccactgcgttgtataTCCGTAGCAAGATCTGTGGTTTGAGTCCCCAtcttttaccgaacatagatttgcaggagtagaaggctatactggccttctttatccgattttcaatgtgtagcttccaatggagtttggagtcaagcaTCACTCCAAGAtgcctaacttccgatgagagcgggagaacgtggttgtttaatttaagGAGTCGAAAGGCTGGAGGTtaatattttctggtgaatagcaccAGATCCGTTTTGTCAGAATTGACTCGGAGGTCACAAGTGGCAacccagcgactgagtacagccaaagacctttccaaaatctcagccatgactgagggaaactgTCCCGATACCaccaggaccaagtcatcggcgtatgctactacctcaaccccacccttatttagcattatcagaacttcgtcaattaGGGGCGAAAGGGCACCTCCCTGCTGCGTCCCCCTGTGAACGAATCTAGTGACTTAAGCCCCTCTTGCGACCCCATTAATTTCCCTGCaaccaagcagggacgagatccagagacagATAGGTCTTTCCACTTCTAGTCTATCTAACGCAGTGATAATTGACTCCACCCTgatgttattaaaagcaccttctgtatctatgaaggccgccaaagtgaattatTTACCTTCCAGAGATTTTTCCACAGTCCTTACAacctcgtgtaaggctgattccgtGGACTgccctttcaggtaagcgtgttgtGCTGGAGATAATTTTGATTCGATGTTCTCTCGGATATGATAATCAATCAATCTTTCAAACCCTATTAGAATAAATGAGGTAGGACTTATAGGCCTAAGGTCCTTGGCCGAATCGTGACCCCTCctccctgccttgggtatgaaaacaACCCTCGTTTTCTTCCAGTTGGCGGGAACGTAATTAAGAGCGATACACGCCAAGTAGATTTTTTGCAGGACAGGAACCACCAAGGTACTTGTTTTCTGAAGCATCACAGGCAAGATATCGTCAGAATCAGGAGATGTAAAAGgagaaaaactttttattgcccACGTGATTCTGTCAACTGACAGAATAGATTCCAGGGAAACATCGAGGTTCCTGTGGGGAGATATGGTTTCCCGTgcgaaattgatttcgaaaaagaTCAACCTGTGATCCGAAAAGGAATTTCTCTGAGAAACCCTAATGGCGGGCAAATTAGTCGAGAGAGTGATATCAAGAACCTCCTCCCACCCGTTTGATGTTTCCGACGCTGGAAATACAAACGTGGGGGTGTTGCCCTTGTTCCAAATAAGGAGATTTCGACttataatgaaatcaaaaagagacTCACCTCGATCATTTATCTCGCTGCTTCCCCAAATGGTATGCCCCGCATTGGCGTCGCAGCCGATGAGGATGGCGTCTTTATTAAATGAAGGTGAGTCCACAAAACGCCCCACCTCCTCAGGAGGTGCTGTATTTTCGTGGGCCATGTATGCAGAAACCAAATAGTAGCAGCGGCCACAAGATGCTTCTACACGGACTACTGTCACGTCTGGTGAGCTGAAATAAGACGTCAGAAAGGCATTAATAGTATTCCTAACGAGGATACAAACCTTAGGCTTACCTTGCGACTGGACATAAAAAAGATCATAGCGTCTGCTCTGGAGGCCCATGATTTTAGACTGCCGAACTCAGGGTTCTTGGAGGATGACACAGAGGTTGTTGGTGGCTAAGCTAGAGTGGTGAAGGTTAATTTGAGCTACCCTTAACATTTCTCTGTTAAATAAGCCTGTTTTATGACCGAGCTGCGTGGATTCCATGGAGCTCTTGGCTTCGGGTACCGCGTCCGTCGCAAACGGCCGAAGCTCGCCGAGCTGATTTGCTACTTCCCCTATTCCGTCCAGTTCGCCATCCGGAGCACCAGACGCGGGGAAGATTTAAAGTTTGGCCGTCCTGAGGCCAAAACGCAGTTTGTGCATCTTTTCCTCGAGTACCTTCAGGGACTCTTCAGAAATTAGCAGCAGTACCGTGGAGTTGCTTTTCTGAGGTTCCTCCAACTTGACCATAGACCAGTTGTCCATGGGAACCTCAGGGTTTTGAAGCATGAGGCCTTGGAGGATTGACCTTCGGTAGCCAAATGCGGGCTCTGTGTCTTTTTGGGATCTCTGAGGCTGGGATGAGCTTAAGTGAGAGCCCCTCGCAGGCATTGCTGATTACAGCAACGCCCTTCTCCAGAAAACCCCTGGAGAACTCATCAGTACACTTTATCACCCTACAGCCACAACAGATGTCTCCCGAGTCGAAAAGAGGTACCTGTCCTCGGTTTGCCTTGAGGTATTCGACGATCATTTCTTACAGCCGCCCCTCAATGGCACCCCAATTGGCCAGCACCTCCCTACCTCTATGGAATTTTGCATCTACGAGGGCAACTTGGAGGTGATCCCTGGCCACCTCGCTATAAGCAACCATCGCAGGTACAACCACCGCCCTTGTTGTAGGGCCCTCAACTCCCTGAGTCGAgaaatttttaactttcttgGCAGCTTCCCCGCTCACATCTTGTGATCGATTACGCTTAGCCCCTGGTTGCTTCTGAGGATATTTATGTGATTAAAGGTCGGAAGTTTTCTTAGCGGCCATGGTTTCGTACTCCGAAACTACGGCCTCATATCTGACCTTGTCCTCGGCGTCGTGATCATGCGGTCTATCGGCTAATTCATTCTTAGTTATCTTAGCCAGAATGAATTTGGCTCTCAGGTAGCGCGCCTTAAGCAGCGACCCAgaggattattttttttttctttttggcatCCCTATCAGAGGTCGCCGGAGAAGAGGATTGCGTTTGTTGGTTTATTGGCTGTAGACGGCTGGGTTTCAGCAGTGAAGTGCTATGGTGAGCTGCTGGGTCCGACCATTGTGTCCTGGCTAGAAGCCAGCAGCTCGTCTTCCGAGAGTGTGCCCAGCACACTCTCAGTTTTTGTTGTTCCGtagtggtttttgttttatgttcaataattcaaattttggtcccacgagtatGCACGGAAGGAAATGGTCCGTCGCGGCAGAGCCGGCATACCGCGGTAAGGCATGTGATACAACCGACCTTGCCTGGGTATCGGAGCCTTTCAAATCTTCTGcgagacgtgttttctttgcctcagtaaaagcgcttctgcttgttttttaagCTAGCTTAATTCAACCGTCCATCACTTAGGCTTGGGTTTACCCCTTAGTCTTCTTATGGGCAGGCTTC
The Anastrepha ludens isolate Willacy chromosome X, idAnaLude1.1, whole genome shotgun sequence DNA segment above includes these coding regions:
- the LOC128869172 gene encoding uncharacterized protein LOC128869172 is translated as MAEHDIGAFLSDLEDDASGDCDANFVLEEDECLSSEQSISSGTEAFTSLTVTNSTELFDKNRLIKWTTIPSLQCLSRAASENILYGKSGVTSYVIHRISKIRDTFDLCLTEALKSYIIHYSNLQGSAVFENFPAVDATEFDAYLIFLYLWESTGHTVKVLTSCGTSFMDVRF